Proteins encoded together in one Lathyrus oleraceus cultivar Zhongwan6 chromosome 5, CAAS_Psat_ZW6_1.0, whole genome shotgun sequence window:
- the LOC127084403 gene encoding uncharacterized protein LOC127084403 isoform X2 — MASFLIDYAKQNMEKLINEGLKEFRYICCFTCIAKELEEEKVWLEAERTAVGQRVKVAKRRGEDVEANALFWEEEADKLIQEDTKTKEKCFIGLFPNCIWRYRRGKDLANKKDQIKKLMEIGKELAIGLPAPLPDVERYSSRHYISFKSRECKYKELLDALKDDNNYIIGLQGMGGTGKTTLAKEVGKKLKQSKQFTSIIDTAVSFSPDIKKIQDDIAGPLGLKFDDCSESDRPKKLWKRLTDGEKILLILDDVWGDIDFEEIGIPYIDNHKGCRILVTTRNVLVCNKLGCSKTIRLELLSEDEAWEMFKWYAGLTEISTKSLLDKGHKIANECKRLPIAIAVIASSLRGEQRQDEWNAALKSLQKHMSMHGVDDELAKIYKCLKFSYDNMKNEKAKSLFLLCSVFREDEDIFIHTLVRLAIGGGIFGEDYGSYEDARSQVVIAKNKLFDSCLLLGADKYRVKMHDLVRDAAQWIANKEIQTINLYDKNQKAMLEREKNFKYLLWEGKVKDVLSCKLDSSKLEILIVIMYKDSDCHNEKIEVPNSFFENISGLRVFHLFSDFYRAPLSLPQSIQSLKNIRSLLFNRLDLGDISILGNLQSLETLDLDVCKIIELPDVLAKLHNLRLLYLRRCKIRRNNPFEVIEGCSSLEELYFIDSFNDCCREITFPMLQRFIVDDNGIISMNESLSKCVSLLHQEDEHLLSEKKLKDCIQAAEVLILRRIWRGWINIIPEIVPMDHGMNDLVELRLSYISQLKCLIDTKNDNSQETTVFNKLVVLELEKMESLEELCNAPLSFDSLKNLEQLSIQECKQLQSLFMCNLNLCNLKRLLLIGCPTLISLFQLTTSRSLTSLEELTIIQCRNLEYIITDERKEKEPRGEIVVDDDNDSKRSHGSMFPKLKDLRIQQCHGLKFIFLFLSIQDLPALEYFSIFRCEKLQYIFGQYVQLGSLKQMDLGDLRNLINIFPKCHLTTSSEPKKDRVFLWTDICCFGKKYRHKSMSFTSTEIPVVFEDKHQDCLTAWESKSYSLGIWERVQYFLTQSLFMWNIKDIVLVDIPKIESLFILSIAPRILLETLTIKNCSELKHIIIDTGDHENGGNNLHSVFPKLKNVQIETCMKLEYIFGHYSDARQNHNEIHLQLQALERLYLIHLPSLVATCPQHYRTIFPLLEDLLVDYCLQFAIKSIGDLTIKKELSGNMDHFLALKSLKLYYWKVEHIYFLNKEVHEQHMNLGLQYILLQDLPTTTCLLVGPKNSFSLHHLTVIKIRRCEKLEIVFSTSILRCLPQLVALRIVECEELKHIIEDDLENDKSINFESTNTYFPKLEILIVGNCNKLKCVFPTSVCKELPKLKVLIIREAYELQQIFKTEGDDQKLEIPNLEVVSFINLPNLSDAQKVHFEAVNCRLVQNCHNFSLTSASKSDDIDDIIDPLFDIDSDIYMELMVLLQSQPLKEAYKGHHTWNQSPTSEITREFADGVGIEAKAALGHIGHILTSPQMLLNEQSMDQQLLTNKQHSLGETETTNKPQLDGSVTPPEKTLAANSSTISETKKEQPIQLLGPKQMEDVDCQIATTSLSIVTTENNDEGEESLNIFLETNDKGEDSLIKLSETNDEVSEDSSQIDENLSELEQLASKKHLNDENLCLLNDFLAKHPCVRLRDTSLSNRYKGYAYNLLAELLKFLQTHSLVDVLGSRRSELFELLQDVRSFAFDKDWLDGVQRRIIQQDGDLNAPIGY, encoded by the exons ATGGCGAGTTTTCTGATTGATTACGCAAAGCAAAATATGGAGAAGTTGATAAATGAAGGGCTAAAAGAATTCCGTTATATATGTTGTTTCACATGCATTGCTAAGGAACTTGAAGAAGAAAAAGTTTGGTTGGAAGCAGAAAGGACAGCTGTTGGGCAGCGTGTTAAAGTTGCAAAAAGAAGAGGAGAAGATGTTGAAGCAAATGCTCTTTTTTGGGAAGAAGAAGCTGATAAGCTCATTCAAGAAGACACCAAAACAAAAGAGAAATGTTTTATTGGATTATTTCCTAATTGCATATGGCGATACAGAAGGGGAAAGGATCTGGCAAATAAAAAAGACCAAATAAAAAAATTAATGGAAATTGGAAAGGAACTTGCAATCGGACTCCCTGCTCCTCTTCCAGATGTTGAACGTTATTCATCTCGACACTATATTTCTTTTAAAAGTAGAGAATGCAAATATAAAGAGCTTTTGGATGCATTGAAAGATGACAACAATTATATAATCGGGTTGCAAGGGATGGGGGGCACAGGAAAAACTACATTGGCCAAAGAAGTTGGTAAGAAACTTAAGCAATCCAAACAATTTACGTCCATTATTGATACAGCAGTTTCATTTTCTCCTGATATTAAAAAGATTCAAGATGATATTGCTGGACCATTGGGATTGAAATTTGATGACTGTAGTGAATCAGACCGACCCAAAAAACTATGGAAAAGATTAACCGATGGTGAAAAGATTCTTCTAATATTGGACGATGTTTGGGGTGATATTGATTTTGAAGAAATAGGGATTCCATACATTGACAATCACAAAGGTTGTAGAATTCTTGTAACCACGCGCAATGTGTTGGTATGCAACAAATTAGGATGCAGTAAGACAATCAGATTGGAGCTCTTGTCTGAAGATGAAGCATGGGAAATGTTCAAATGGTATGCTGGTCTAACTGAAATTTCAACTAAAAGTTTGCTCGACAAGGGACATAAAATTGCGAATGAGTGCAAAAGATTACCAATTGCAATTGCTGTAATCGCTAGTAGTTTGAGGGGCGAACAACGTCAGGATGAGTGGAATGCTGCCTTAAAATCCTTGCAAAAACATATGTCCATGCATggtgttgatgatgaacttgCTAAAATTTATAAATGCTTGAAGTTTAGCTACGATAATATGAAGAATGAAAAGGCAAAGAGTTTATTCCTCTTGTGTTCTGTATTTCGAGAAGATGAAGATATTTTTATTCATACGTTAGTCAGACTTGCCATCGGAGGAGGTATTTTTGGGGAAGACTATGGCAGCTACGAAGATGCTCGAAGTCAAGTAGTTATAGCCAAAAATAAACTCTTCGATTCTTGTTTATTGTTGGGAGCCGATAAATATAGGGTAAAAATGCATGACTTGGTTCGCGATGCAGCCCAATGGATAGCGAACAAAGAGATTCAAACAATAAACTTGTATGATAAAAATCAAAAGGCAATGCTAGAACGGGAGAAGAATTTTAAATATTTGTTATGGGAAGGAAAGGTGAAGGACGTGCTCTCATGCAAGCTTGATAGTTCAAAGCTCGAGATTCTAATTGTCATCATGTATAAGGACAGTGATTGCCACAATGAGAAAATCGAAGTCCCAAATTCATTTTTCGAAAATATCAGTGGCCTTAGAGTTTTTCATTTATTTAGTGATTTTTATCGAGCACCTCTGTCATTACCTCAATCAATTCAGTCGTTGAAGAATATTCGATCTCTTCTTTTTAACCGTCTTGATTTGGGTGATATATCTATTTTGGGTAATCTACAAAGTCTTGAGACACTTGATTTGGATGTGTGTAAAATTATTGAATTGCCGGACGTACTTGCAAAGCTACATAATCTTAGATTGTTGTACTTGAGACGTTGTAAAATTAGAAGGAATAATCCATTTGAAGTGATTGAAGGATGCTCCTCACTTGAAGAGTTGTATTTCATAGACAGTTTTAATGATTGTTGCCGAGAAATAACCTTCCCAATGTTACAAAGATTTATAGTGGATGATAATGGGATTATATCTATGAATGAGTCACTATCAAAATGTGTGTCTCTTTTACATCAAGAAGATGAACATTTACTCTCTGAAAAAAAACTCAAGGATTGTATTCAAGCAGCAGAGGTTCTTATACTAAGAAGAATCTGGCGGGGATGGATAAATATCATACCTGAGATTGTTCCTATGGATCATGGTATGAATGATCTAGTCGAGCTCAGATTGAGTTACATTTCACAACTTAAGTGCCTCATCGACACTAAGAATGATAATTCTCAAGAAACAACTGTCTTCAACAAGTTGGTTGTACTAGAATTGGAAAAAATGGAAAGTTTGGAAGAATTGTGCAATGCTCCTCTTTCTTTTGATTCTTTGAAGAATTTAGAGCAGCTGAGCATCCAGGAATGCAAACAATTGCAAAGCTTATTTATGTGCAACCTAAACCTCTGCAATTTAAAGAGATTGTTATTGATAGGATGTCCGACGTTGATCTCCCTATTTCAACTGACTACTTCTCGTAGCCTAACGTCGTTGGAGGAATTGACAATAATTCAATGCAGGAATCTTGAATACATAATAACAGATGAAAGAAAAGAGAAGGAACCGAGAGGAGAAATAGTTGTTGACGATGATAATGATAGCAAGAGGAGTCACGGATCAATGTTTCCAAAACTTAAAGATCTTCGTATTCAACAGTGCCATGGATTAAAATTTATATTTCTGTTTCTCTCAATTCAAGATCTTCCGGCACTAGAATATTTCTCAATATTTCGTTGTGAGAAGCTGCAATACATATTTGGCCAATATGTACAACTTGGTTCTCTAAAACAAATGGATCTTGGGGATTTGCGaaatttaataaatatttttcCAAAATGTCATCTTACCACATCTTCCGAACCTAAGAAAGACAGGGTCTTTTTATGGACTGATATATGTTGCTTCGGTAAAAAATACAGACACAAGTCGATGAGTTTTACAAGTACTGAAATCCCAGTGGTTTTTGAAGATAAACATCAGGATTGCTTAACAGCATGG GAATCAAAATCATATTCCCTCGGCATATGGGAACGGGTTCAATATTTTTTGACACAATCACTCTTCATGTGGAATATTAAAGATATTGTATTGGTTGATATTCCAAAGATAGAATCATTATTTATCCTATCTATTGCTCCAAGAATATTGTTAGAAACTTTGACAATTAAGAACTGCAGTGAATTGAAGCACATAATAATAGACACCGGAGATCATGAAAATGGTGGCAATAACTTGCACAGTGTCTTCCCAAAATTAAAAAATGTCCAGATTGAAACTTGCATGAAATTAGAATATATATTTGGACACTACTCTGATGCTCGTCAAAACCATAATGAGATTCACCTTCAGCTTCAAGCACTGGAGCGTCTCTATCTTATACATCTGCCAAGTTTAGTTGCCACATGTCCACAGCATTATCGCACAATATTTCCACTTTTGGAAGATCTTTTAGTCGATTACTGCCTGCAGTTCGCTATCAAATCCATTGGTGATCTCACAATCAAGAAG GAATTGAGTGGGAACATGGATCATTTTCTCGCTTTGAAAAGTCTCAAGCTATATTATTGGAAAGTAGAACATATATATTTTCTCAACAAAGAAGTACATGAACAACATATGAACTTAGGTTTGCAATACATTTTGTTGCAAGATCTGCCTACGACGACATGTCTTTTGGTTGGTCCCAAAAATTCATTTTCCCTCCATCACCTTACAGTGATAAAAATCAGGCGATGTGAAAAATTGGAAATTGTGTTTTCCACATCTATATTAAGATGCCTACCACAATTGGTTGCTCTAAGAATAGTAGAATGCGAAGAGTTGAAGCATATTATTGAAGATGATTTGGAGAATGACAAATCCATAAATTTTGAGTCTACAAACACATACTTCCCAAAGCTAGAAATACTTATCGTAGGAAACTGCAACAAACTCAAATGTGTCTTTCCGACTTCCGTATGTAAAGAGCTTCCAAAGCTAAAAGTTCTGATAATAAGAGAAGCATATGAGCTGCAACAAATATTCAAAACCGAAGGTGATGATCAGAAACTCGAGATTCCAAATCTGGAAGTTGTATCATTTATCAATCTGCCAAACCTCTCCGATGCTCAAAAAGTGCACTTTGAGGCCGTAAATTGTCGTCTTGTACAAAACTGTCATAATTTCTCTCTGACTTCAGCATCAAAATCGGATGACATAGATGACATTATTGATCCTTTGTTCGACATAG ATTCTGATATCTATATGGAACTCATGGTTCTATTGCAATCGCAACCATTAAAAGAAGCGTACAAAGGCCACCACACCTGGAATCAAAGTCCTACTTCAGAAATCACTAGAGAATTTGCAGATGGGGTTGGGATTGAAGCGAAAGCAGCATTAGGACACATAGGACACATATTGACTTCTCCACAG ATGTTATTGAATGAACAATCAATGGATCAACAACTATTGACgaacaaacaacattcacttGGAGAAACTGAAACGACCAATAAACCTCAG TTGGATGGTTCTGTCACGCCGCCAGAAAAAACTTTAGCAGCAAATTCTTCTACCATTTCAGAAACAAAGAAGGAGCAACCTATACAATTACTTGGTCCTAAACAAATG GAAGATGTTGATTGCCAAATAGCCACAACCTCTTTGTCCATTGTCACTACGGAAAACAATGATGAAGGTGAAGAGTCTTTGAATATATTTTTAGAGACCAATGATAAAGGTGAAGACTCTTTGATTAAACTTTCAGAGACCAATGATGAAG TTTCAGAAGACTCTTCTCAAATAGATGAAAATTTAAGTGAGCTGGAGCAACTAGCTTCGAAGAAGCATTTGAATGATGAGAACTTGTGTTTGTTGAATGATTTCCTTGCAAAGCACCCTTGTGTTCGTTTAAGAGATACTTCACTTAGTAATAGATACAAGGGCTATGCCTACAACTTACTTGCTGAGCTATTGAAATTCCTCCAAACACATAGTCTGGTCGATGTATTGGGCTCACGCCGCTCTGAACTTTTCGAGTTATTACAAGATGTGCGCAGCTTTGCTTTTGATAAGGATTGGTTGGATGGTGTCCAAAGGCGTATAATTCAACAAGACGGGGATTTAAATGCCCCTATTGGCTATTAG
- the LOC127084403 gene encoding uncharacterized protein LOC127084403 isoform X1, with protein MASFLIDYAKQNMEKLINEGLKEFRYICCFTCIAKELEEEKVWLEAERTAVGQRVKVAKRRGEDVEANALFWEEEADKLIQEDTKTKEKCFIGLFPNCIWRYRRGKDLANKKDQIKKLMEIGKELAIGLPAPLPDVERYSSRHYISFKSRECKYKELLDALKDDNNYIIGLQGMGGTGKTTLAKEVGKKLKQSKQFTSIIDTAVSFSPDIKKIQDDIAGPLGLKFDDCSESDRPKKLWKRLTDGEKILLILDDVWGDIDFEEIGIPYIDNHKGCRILVTTRNVLVCNKLGCSKTIRLELLSEDEAWEMFKWYAGLTEISTKSLLDKGHKIANECKRLPIAIAVIASSLRGEQRQDEWNAALKSLQKHMSMHGVDDELAKIYKCLKFSYDNMKNEKAKSLFLLCSVFREDEDIFIHTLVRLAIGGGIFGEDYGSYEDARSQVVIAKNKLFDSCLLLGADKYRVKMHDLVRDAAQWIANKEIQTINLYDKNQKAMLEREKNFKYLLWEGKVKDVLSCKLDSSKLEILIVIMYKDSDCHNEKIEVPNSFFENISGLRVFHLFSDFYRAPLSLPQSIQSLKNIRSLLFNRLDLGDISILGNLQSLETLDLDVCKIIELPDVLAKLHNLRLLYLRRCKIRRNNPFEVIEGCSSLEELYFIDSFNDCCREITFPMLQRFIVDDNGIISMNESLSKCVSLLHQEDEHLLSEKKLKDCIQAAEVLILRRIWRGWINIIPEIVPMDHGMNDLVELRLSYISQLKCLIDTKNDNSQETTVFNKLVVLELEKMESLEELCNAPLSFDSLKNLEQLSIQECKQLQSLFMCNLNLCNLKRLLLIGCPTLISLFQLTTSRSLTSLEELTIIQCRNLEYIITDERKEKEPRGEIVVDDDNDSKRSHGSMFPKLKDLRIQQCHGLKFIFLFLSIQDLPALEYFSIFRCEKLQYIFGQYVQLGSLKQMDLGDLRNLINIFPKCHLTTSSEPKKDRVFLWTDICCFGKKYRHKSMSFTSTEIPVVFEDKHQDCLTAWESKSYSLGIWERVQYFLTQSLFMWNIKDIVLVDIPKIESLFILSIAPRILLETLTIKNCSELKHIIIDTGDHENGGNNLHSVFPKLKNVQIETCMKLEYIFGHYSDARQNHNEIHLQLQALERLYLIHLPSLVATCPQHYRTIFPLLEDLLVDYCLQFAIKSIGDLTIKKELSGNMDHFLALKSLKLYYWKVEHIYFLNKEVHEQHMNLGLQYILLQDLPTTTCLLVGPKNSFSLHHLTVIKIRRCEKLEIVFSTSILRCLPQLVALRIVECEELKHIIEDDLENDKSINFESTNTYFPKLEILIVGNCNKLKCVFPTSVCKELPKLKVLIIREAYELQQIFKTEGDDQKLEIPNLEVVSFINLPNLSDAQKVHFEAVNCRLVQNCHNFSLTSASKSDDIDDIIDPLFDIDSDIYMELMVLLQSQPLKEAYKGHHTWNQSPTSEITREFADGVGIEAKAALGHIGHILTSPQLQMLLNEQSMDQQLLTNKQHSLGETETTNKPQLDGSVTPPEKTLAANSSTISETKKEQPIQLLGPKQMEDVDCQIATTSLSIVTTENNDEGEESLNIFLETNDKGEDSLIKLSETNDEVSEDSSQIDENLSELEQLASKKHLNDENLCLLNDFLAKHPCVRLRDTSLSNRYKGYAYNLLAELLKFLQTHSLVDVLGSRRSELFELLQDVRSFAFDKDWLDGVQRRIIQQDGDLNAPIGY; from the exons ATGGCGAGTTTTCTGATTGATTACGCAAAGCAAAATATGGAGAAGTTGATAAATGAAGGGCTAAAAGAATTCCGTTATATATGTTGTTTCACATGCATTGCTAAGGAACTTGAAGAAGAAAAAGTTTGGTTGGAAGCAGAAAGGACAGCTGTTGGGCAGCGTGTTAAAGTTGCAAAAAGAAGAGGAGAAGATGTTGAAGCAAATGCTCTTTTTTGGGAAGAAGAAGCTGATAAGCTCATTCAAGAAGACACCAAAACAAAAGAGAAATGTTTTATTGGATTATTTCCTAATTGCATATGGCGATACAGAAGGGGAAAGGATCTGGCAAATAAAAAAGACCAAATAAAAAAATTAATGGAAATTGGAAAGGAACTTGCAATCGGACTCCCTGCTCCTCTTCCAGATGTTGAACGTTATTCATCTCGACACTATATTTCTTTTAAAAGTAGAGAATGCAAATATAAAGAGCTTTTGGATGCATTGAAAGATGACAACAATTATATAATCGGGTTGCAAGGGATGGGGGGCACAGGAAAAACTACATTGGCCAAAGAAGTTGGTAAGAAACTTAAGCAATCCAAACAATTTACGTCCATTATTGATACAGCAGTTTCATTTTCTCCTGATATTAAAAAGATTCAAGATGATATTGCTGGACCATTGGGATTGAAATTTGATGACTGTAGTGAATCAGACCGACCCAAAAAACTATGGAAAAGATTAACCGATGGTGAAAAGATTCTTCTAATATTGGACGATGTTTGGGGTGATATTGATTTTGAAGAAATAGGGATTCCATACATTGACAATCACAAAGGTTGTAGAATTCTTGTAACCACGCGCAATGTGTTGGTATGCAACAAATTAGGATGCAGTAAGACAATCAGATTGGAGCTCTTGTCTGAAGATGAAGCATGGGAAATGTTCAAATGGTATGCTGGTCTAACTGAAATTTCAACTAAAAGTTTGCTCGACAAGGGACATAAAATTGCGAATGAGTGCAAAAGATTACCAATTGCAATTGCTGTAATCGCTAGTAGTTTGAGGGGCGAACAACGTCAGGATGAGTGGAATGCTGCCTTAAAATCCTTGCAAAAACATATGTCCATGCATggtgttgatgatgaacttgCTAAAATTTATAAATGCTTGAAGTTTAGCTACGATAATATGAAGAATGAAAAGGCAAAGAGTTTATTCCTCTTGTGTTCTGTATTTCGAGAAGATGAAGATATTTTTATTCATACGTTAGTCAGACTTGCCATCGGAGGAGGTATTTTTGGGGAAGACTATGGCAGCTACGAAGATGCTCGAAGTCAAGTAGTTATAGCCAAAAATAAACTCTTCGATTCTTGTTTATTGTTGGGAGCCGATAAATATAGGGTAAAAATGCATGACTTGGTTCGCGATGCAGCCCAATGGATAGCGAACAAAGAGATTCAAACAATAAACTTGTATGATAAAAATCAAAAGGCAATGCTAGAACGGGAGAAGAATTTTAAATATTTGTTATGGGAAGGAAAGGTGAAGGACGTGCTCTCATGCAAGCTTGATAGTTCAAAGCTCGAGATTCTAATTGTCATCATGTATAAGGACAGTGATTGCCACAATGAGAAAATCGAAGTCCCAAATTCATTTTTCGAAAATATCAGTGGCCTTAGAGTTTTTCATTTATTTAGTGATTTTTATCGAGCACCTCTGTCATTACCTCAATCAATTCAGTCGTTGAAGAATATTCGATCTCTTCTTTTTAACCGTCTTGATTTGGGTGATATATCTATTTTGGGTAATCTACAAAGTCTTGAGACACTTGATTTGGATGTGTGTAAAATTATTGAATTGCCGGACGTACTTGCAAAGCTACATAATCTTAGATTGTTGTACTTGAGACGTTGTAAAATTAGAAGGAATAATCCATTTGAAGTGATTGAAGGATGCTCCTCACTTGAAGAGTTGTATTTCATAGACAGTTTTAATGATTGTTGCCGAGAAATAACCTTCCCAATGTTACAAAGATTTATAGTGGATGATAATGGGATTATATCTATGAATGAGTCACTATCAAAATGTGTGTCTCTTTTACATCAAGAAGATGAACATTTACTCTCTGAAAAAAAACTCAAGGATTGTATTCAAGCAGCAGAGGTTCTTATACTAAGAAGAATCTGGCGGGGATGGATAAATATCATACCTGAGATTGTTCCTATGGATCATGGTATGAATGATCTAGTCGAGCTCAGATTGAGTTACATTTCACAACTTAAGTGCCTCATCGACACTAAGAATGATAATTCTCAAGAAACAACTGTCTTCAACAAGTTGGTTGTACTAGAATTGGAAAAAATGGAAAGTTTGGAAGAATTGTGCAATGCTCCTCTTTCTTTTGATTCTTTGAAGAATTTAGAGCAGCTGAGCATCCAGGAATGCAAACAATTGCAAAGCTTATTTATGTGCAACCTAAACCTCTGCAATTTAAAGAGATTGTTATTGATAGGATGTCCGACGTTGATCTCCCTATTTCAACTGACTACTTCTCGTAGCCTAACGTCGTTGGAGGAATTGACAATAATTCAATGCAGGAATCTTGAATACATAATAACAGATGAAAGAAAAGAGAAGGAACCGAGAGGAGAAATAGTTGTTGACGATGATAATGATAGCAAGAGGAGTCACGGATCAATGTTTCCAAAACTTAAAGATCTTCGTATTCAACAGTGCCATGGATTAAAATTTATATTTCTGTTTCTCTCAATTCAAGATCTTCCGGCACTAGAATATTTCTCAATATTTCGTTGTGAGAAGCTGCAATACATATTTGGCCAATATGTACAACTTGGTTCTCTAAAACAAATGGATCTTGGGGATTTGCGaaatttaataaatatttttcCAAAATGTCATCTTACCACATCTTCCGAACCTAAGAAAGACAGGGTCTTTTTATGGACTGATATATGTTGCTTCGGTAAAAAATACAGACACAAGTCGATGAGTTTTACAAGTACTGAAATCCCAGTGGTTTTTGAAGATAAACATCAGGATTGCTTAACAGCATGG GAATCAAAATCATATTCCCTCGGCATATGGGAACGGGTTCAATATTTTTTGACACAATCACTCTTCATGTGGAATATTAAAGATATTGTATTGGTTGATATTCCAAAGATAGAATCATTATTTATCCTATCTATTGCTCCAAGAATATTGTTAGAAACTTTGACAATTAAGAACTGCAGTGAATTGAAGCACATAATAATAGACACCGGAGATCATGAAAATGGTGGCAATAACTTGCACAGTGTCTTCCCAAAATTAAAAAATGTCCAGATTGAAACTTGCATGAAATTAGAATATATATTTGGACACTACTCTGATGCTCGTCAAAACCATAATGAGATTCACCTTCAGCTTCAAGCACTGGAGCGTCTCTATCTTATACATCTGCCAAGTTTAGTTGCCACATGTCCACAGCATTATCGCACAATATTTCCACTTTTGGAAGATCTTTTAGTCGATTACTGCCTGCAGTTCGCTATCAAATCCATTGGTGATCTCACAATCAAGAAG GAATTGAGTGGGAACATGGATCATTTTCTCGCTTTGAAAAGTCTCAAGCTATATTATTGGAAAGTAGAACATATATATTTTCTCAACAAAGAAGTACATGAACAACATATGAACTTAGGTTTGCAATACATTTTGTTGCAAGATCTGCCTACGACGACATGTCTTTTGGTTGGTCCCAAAAATTCATTTTCCCTCCATCACCTTACAGTGATAAAAATCAGGCGATGTGAAAAATTGGAAATTGTGTTTTCCACATCTATATTAAGATGCCTACCACAATTGGTTGCTCTAAGAATAGTAGAATGCGAAGAGTTGAAGCATATTATTGAAGATGATTTGGAGAATGACAAATCCATAAATTTTGAGTCTACAAACACATACTTCCCAAAGCTAGAAATACTTATCGTAGGAAACTGCAACAAACTCAAATGTGTCTTTCCGACTTCCGTATGTAAAGAGCTTCCAAAGCTAAAAGTTCTGATAATAAGAGAAGCATATGAGCTGCAACAAATATTCAAAACCGAAGGTGATGATCAGAAACTCGAGATTCCAAATCTGGAAGTTGTATCATTTATCAATCTGCCAAACCTCTCCGATGCTCAAAAAGTGCACTTTGAGGCCGTAAATTGTCGTCTTGTACAAAACTGTCATAATTTCTCTCTGACTTCAGCATCAAAATCGGATGACATAGATGACATTATTGATCCTTTGTTCGACATAG ATTCTGATATCTATATGGAACTCATGGTTCTATTGCAATCGCAACCATTAAAAGAAGCGTACAAAGGCCACCACACCTGGAATCAAAGTCCTACTTCAGAAATCACTAGAGAATTTGCAGATGGGGTTGGGATTGAAGCGAAAGCAGCATTAGGACACATAGGACACATATTGACTTCTCCACAG TTACAGATGTTATTGAATGAACAATCAATGGATCAACAACTATTGACgaacaaacaacattcacttGGAGAAACTGAAACGACCAATAAACCTCAG TTGGATGGTTCTGTCACGCCGCCAGAAAAAACTTTAGCAGCAAATTCTTCTACCATTTCAGAAACAAAGAAGGAGCAACCTATACAATTACTTGGTCCTAAACAAATG GAAGATGTTGATTGCCAAATAGCCACAACCTCTTTGTCCATTGTCACTACGGAAAACAATGATGAAGGTGAAGAGTCTTTGAATATATTTTTAGAGACCAATGATAAAGGTGAAGACTCTTTGATTAAACTTTCAGAGACCAATGATGAAG TTTCAGAAGACTCTTCTCAAATAGATGAAAATTTAAGTGAGCTGGAGCAACTAGCTTCGAAGAAGCATTTGAATGATGAGAACTTGTGTTTGTTGAATGATTTCCTTGCAAAGCACCCTTGTGTTCGTTTAAGAGATACTTCACTTAGTAATAGATACAAGGGCTATGCCTACAACTTACTTGCTGAGCTATTGAAATTCCTCCAAACACATAGTCTGGTCGATGTATTGGGCTCACGCCGCTCTGAACTTTTCGAGTTATTACAAGATGTGCGCAGCTTTGCTTTTGATAAGGATTGGTTGGATGGTGTCCAAAGGCGTATAATTCAACAAGACGGGGATTTAAATGCCCCTATTGGCTATTAG